The following are encoded together in the Coffea eugenioides isolate CCC68of unplaced genomic scaffold, Ceug_1.0 ScVebR1_1802;HRSCAF=2724, whole genome shotgun sequence genome:
- the LOC113755873 gene encoding metacaspase-9-like, with the protein MGRYALLVGCCYLGDRDELRGCYNDVFAMKHLLINSFGFHRANVEVLTDKRSSPLLPTGEVIRTELYEMIEQAEPGDVLLFYFSGHGIYEDFRGSRGCNRQEAIVPCDRNLIFSADFRDMVNDMPYGADFVMIADSCHSGGLIGQTKEQVGPGFRPDVCHASRSYNYGNIGGGRRAKRMPIESVLRHLRPLSYVDSSDIGTLLRDIYGNQASILFRRHVDPDARVDRGILISGCQSNETAVDDDGKHRRPYGLFTAELCSTLRNLRGPMMSNAELVETIRYKLRNEHQHPCLYCSDRRADAPFLRVR; encoded by the exons ATGGGTAGATACGCTTTATTAGTTGGTTGCTGCTATTTGGGGGATCGGGATGAACTACGAGGCTGCTACAATGATGTGTTTGCAATGAAACACCTGCTGATAAATAGTTTCGGTTTTCATCGTGCTAATGTGGAAGTTCTCactgataagcgtagctcccCTTTGCTGCCCACAGGTGAGGTTATAAGAACTGAGCTTTATGAGATGATTGAGCAGGCGGAGCCCGGCGATGTTTTGTTGTTCTATTTTAGCGGCCATGGAATATATGAGGATTTCAGGGGAAGCCGCGGCTGCAACAGACAGGAAGCAATTGTCCCCTGTGACCGGAACCTCATTTTCA GTGCAGACTTTCGAGATATGGTAAATGACATGCCATATGGTGCTGATTTCGTTATGATAGCAGACTCCTGCCACAGTGGGGGGCTAATAGGTCAGACCAAGGAGCAAGTTGGACCTGGATTTCGTCCAGATGTTTGCCATGCCTCAAGGTCCTACAATTACGGTAACATTGGCGGCGGTCGCAGAGCCAAAAGGATGCCCATCGAATCGGTTTTGCGGCATTTGAGACCTTTGAGTTACGTAGACAGTTCAGATATTGGAACACTCTTGAGAGACATTTACGGAAATCAAGCCAGCATCCTGTTCCGACGGCATGTTGATCCCGATGCCAGGGTTGATCGTGGCATTCTTATCAGTGGATGCCAGTCCAACGAAACCGCAGTCGACGATGATGGGAAACATCGTCGCCCTTATGGTCTGTTTACTGCTGAACTTTGCTCTACATTGCGGAACCTGCGCGGTCCCATGATGAGCAACGCAGAGCTCGTGGAGACTATTAGATATAAATTAAGAAACGAGCATCAGCATCCATGTCTCTACTGCTCTGACAGGCGTGCCGATGCACCTTTCCTGCGGGTACGCTGA